The Malus domestica chromosome 13, GDT2T_hap1 genome includes a window with the following:
- the LOC103451909 gene encoding two-component response regulator ARR5-like, producing MARNGVVSWRRRSEKLDLSPPLISEEAHVLAVDDSLVDRKVIERLLKISSCKVTAVDSGRRALQFLGLDEEKSSTVGFDGLKVDLIITDYCMPGMTGYELLKKIKESSAFKEIPVVIMSSENVLARIDRCLEEGAEDFIVKPVKLADVKRLKDYMTTARDVGVEESGGGMNKRKLREPCDLMMPSSPPSILSSSPSSSLSSPSKSPSPPMSSSFSAPSSPTSLDSPIRRFKMTNAD from the exons ATGGCGAGGAACGGCGTCGTTTCATGGCGGAGGAGGTCGGAGAAGCTCGACCTCTCGCCGCCGTTGATTTCGGAAGAAGCTCACGTGCTCGCCGTCGACGACAGCCTCGTCGATCGCAAGGTCATCGAGCGGTTGCTCAAAATCTCCTCCTGCAAAG TGACGGCTGTTGACAGCGGAAGACGAGCTCTGCAGTTCCTCGGCCTGGACGAGGAGAAGAGCTCCACCGTCGGATTCGAC GGGTTGAAGGTGGATCTGATCATCACGGATTACTGTATGCCCGGAATGACCGGCTACGAATTGCTCAAGAAAATCAAAGAATCTTCCGCATTCAAAGAGATTCCCGTCGTGATTATGTCATCCGAGAACGTTTTGGCGCGCATAGACAG GTGTTTGGAAGAAGGCGCGGAGGATTTCATAGTGAAACCGGTGAAGTTAGCGGACGTCAAGAGGCTGAAGGATTACATGACGACCGCGAGGGATGTCGGAGTGGAGGAGAGCGGCGGAGGAATGAACAAGAGAAAGCTACGGGAGCCGTGTGATCTGATGATGCCCTCATCACCGCCTTCCATTTTATCGTCGTCTCCTTCGTCGTCCTTATCGTCGCCGTCTAAATCTCCGTCGCCTCCCATGTCATCGTCGTTCTCGGCTCCATCGTCGCCCACGTCGCTTGATTCTCCGATCCGACGGTTCAAAATGACCAACGCTGATTAG
- the LOC103452352 gene encoding formin-like protein 4 encodes MAVRIRPWMLSCFFTHGFLVTFIIFVNVIPSCHGQSPQNIETFYPFTAPSPEIPPSSPPKDSPRQQESQPQPVPLPPRKSASKSQIAKAAAITAASTLVISGLVFFFVYRYLVARRKRINGGSYGGGGGGGGSGGLQGGQPQPGPPVADQSEFSRYDGNLKGFIVDENGLDVLYWKKLEAKNSKKSFRKELFRKDGEEDEGSSRRRRREPIQEVPLLRGKSSTSHINDVPELVNDRIRNGSTSLNAVEKSKEPEVELTIRPSSPPPPTSPPPTPPPPPPPPPMLPPVPIAIKKSSAAPPPPAPKVAAKNGPAPPPPPPKVRSLNALSKPSPGQKGEPGESSSGAGNDKVKLKPLHWDKVNTNNTQNSMVWDKMDGSFRFDGDLMEALFGTVATKRLSPGRDSSQANPRGANVGPSAQICLLDSRKSQNIAIVIKSLTISRKELLDVLMEGRGLDVETLEKLARIAPTEEEKSQILEYSGDPTRLADAEFFLYHILKAVPSAFIRFNAMLFRYNYDVEIASLKESVQTLELGCKELRTRGLFMKLLEAILKAGNRMNAGTSRGNAQAFNLSSLRKLSDVRSSDGKTTLLNFVVEEVVRSEGKRCVINTNHSLSRSNSQSHNRNPSAENIKPKEEREREYMTVGLPVVGGISAEFSNVKKAASIDHDSFAGMCSALTTRVVETRELLLQCENDGGRFVRDMKGFLKAAEEELKVVREEQKRVMELVKKTTEYYQAGASKDKGAHPFQLFVIVKDFLGMVDQACVEISRNIQQKKAVAASLGSSSADSPPRNPVRFPILPKNFMSGNSRSTNSESDNDF; translated from the exons ATGGCTGTCAGGATTCGGCCATGGATGCTCTCTTGTTTTTTCACTCATGGTTTTTTAgttacttttattatttttgtaaatgTTATTCCTTCTTGTCATGGCCAATCCCCTCAAAATATTGAAACTTTCTATCCGTTTACCGCTCCGTCACCCGAAATCCCACCTTCATCGCCTCCCAAAGACTCTCCGCGGCAACAGGAATCACAGCCGCAGCCGGTGCCTTTGCCGCCAAGAAAGTCTGCGTCAAAGAGTCAGATTGCGAAGGCTGCGGCGATCACTGCAGCCTCCACTCTGGTGATTTCCGGGCtggttttcttttttgtatatAGGTACCTTGTTGCGCGGCGCAAGAGAATTAATGGCGGTagttatggtggtggtggtggtggtggtggaagtGGAGGTTTGCAAGGAGGCCAACCTCAGCCGGGGCCTCCTGTAGCGGATCAGAGTGAGTTTTCAAGATATGATGGGAATCTCAAGGGGTTCATTGTTGATGAGAACGGTCTGGACGTGCTTTACTGGAAGAAGCTCGAAGCGAAAAACTCGAAGAAGAGTTTTCGAAAGGAGTTGTTTCGAAAAGATGGTGAGGAAGACGAAGGgagtagcagaagaagaaggcgtGAGCCCATACAGGAAGTTCCTCTGCTCAGAGGAAAGTCTTCAACTTCCCACATCAATGATGTACCAGAGTTAGTGAATGATCGAATTCGAAATGGATCAACGTCTCTTAATGCTGTTGAGAAATCAAAAGAACCAGAAGTAGAGCTAACTATTCGACCGTCAAGTCCTCCGCCTCCTACTTCCCCACCACCAACGCCGCCTccaccgccgccgccgccgccaatGCTGCCTCCTGTCCCAATTGCAATTAAGAAAAGCTCCGCAGCGCCTCCTCCTCCAGCACCGAAAGTTGCAGCTAAGAATGGTCCTGCACCGCCGCCTCCTCCACCCAAAGTGCGGAGTTTGAACGCGTTGTCAAAGCCATCTCCGGGACAGAAAGGTGAACCTGGGGAATCTTCATCAGGGGCAGGAAATGATAAGGTGAAACTGAAGCCACTGCATTGGGACAAAGTGAACACAAATAATACTCAGAATTCCATGGTGTGGGACAAAATGGATGGTTCATTCAG ATTTGATGGTGACCTAATGGAAGCGCTTTTTGGTACGGTTGCCACCAAACGGTTATCCCCCGGAAGAGACAGCAGCCAAGCGAATCCAAGGGGCGCCAACGTCGGTCCATCAGCGCAGATTTGTCTCCTGGACAGCCGGAAGTCCCAGAACATTGCCATTGTCATAAAATCGCTGACGATTTCTCGAAAGGAGCTCCTTGATGTGCTCATGGAGGGCAGAGGTCTCGATGTAGAGACTCTTGAAAAGCTTGCTAGAATTGCTCCAACCGAAgaagaaaaatcccaaatcctTGAGTACAGTGGAGACCCTACAAGGCTTGCTGACGCAGAGTTCTTCCTCTACCACATTCTCAAAGCTGTTCCCTCAGCGTTCATTCGATTCAATGCCATGCTCTTCAGATACAACTATGACGTGGAGATTGCTAGCCTCAAGGAGTCTGTACAAACACTTGAACTCGGGTGCAAGGAGCTTCGAACACGAGGGCTTTTCATGAAGCTGCTAGAGGCAATTCTCAAGGCTGGAAACCGCATGAATGCAGGAACTTCGAGAGGCAATGCCCAAGCTTTCAACCTCAGTTCTCTTCGAAAGCTATCCGACGTTAGAAGCAGTGATGGGAAAACAACTCTGCTCAATTTCGTTGTGGAAGAAGTGGTGCGATCTGAGGGGAAGCGATGTGTAATCAACACGAATCATAGTTTGAGTCGCAGCAACAGCCAGAGCCATAACAGAAACCCAAGTGCTGAGAATATAAAACCgaaagaggaaagagagagggagtaCATGACGGTAGGATTGCCCGTGGTTGGAGGCATCAGTGCCGAGTTCTCTAATGTGAAGAAGGCGGCTAGTATAGATCATGACAGCTTTGCAGGGATGTGCTCAGCTCTCACAACCCGCGTGGTGGAAACTAGAGAACTCCTGCTCCAATGCGAGAATGACGGTGGAAGATTCGTTAGGGACATGAAGGGTTTTCTCAAAGCAGCAGAGGAAGAGCTGAAGGTGGTGAGAGAAGAGCAGAAAAGGGTGATGGAGTTGGTGAAGAAAACAACAGAATACTATCAAGCAGGGGCTTCTAAGGATAAAGGGGCTCACCCATTTCAACTATTTGTCATAGTTAAAGATTTTCTAGGCATGGTTGATCAAGCATGCGTCGAAATTTCTCGAAATATACAGCAGAAGAAGGCGGTTGCAGCGAGTTTAGGATCATCGTCAGCAGACTCGCCGCCCAGGAACCCCGTAAGGTTCCCGATCTTGCCTAAGAACTTCATGTCAGGAAACTCTAGGAGCACTAACAGTGAATCAGACAatgatttttga